From Oncorhynchus clarkii lewisi isolate Uvic-CL-2024 unplaced genomic scaffold, UVic_Ocla_1.0 unplaced_contig_9350_pilon_pilon, whole genome shotgun sequence, a single genomic window includes:
- the LOC139401788 gene encoding poly(A) polymerase gamma-like, translating to MKEMSANSNSMHGGQQPQKHYGITSSISMAFPREVDHQYTHKLSEAMKPFGVFEDEDELNHRLAVLGKLNTFVKEWIAEISETKNLPPSAITNVGGKIFTFGSYRLGVHTKGADIDALCVSPRHVERTDFFDSFFAKLKLHEEIKDLRAVEDAFVPVIKFKFDGIEIDLLFARLALQSIPDNLDLRGDSHLRNLDIRCIRSLNGCRVTDEILYLVPNKENFRLTLRAIKLWAKRRGIYSNMLGFLGGVSWAMLVARTCQLYPNAVAATLVHKFFLVFSKWEWPNPVLLKQPEDSNLNLPVWDPRVNPSDRYHLMPIITPAYPQQNSTYNVSSSTRTIMSEEFKYGLSVTDDILQGKTDWSKLFQPPNFFLKYKHYIVLTASASTEENQLEWIGLVESKIRVLVGNLERNEYITLAHVNPTSFPGNKESCSENEFVSMWFIGIIFKKVENAESVNIDLTYDIQSFTDTVYRQANNINMLKDGMKIEATHVKKKQLHQYLPVELVQRKKRSIVELNRNSNGGSSKRSSLDGSQLDSSRDTDSGTPFSSPTSVCKPSRPAASDTDDSLTPPKLPASLFVESSSSVPDVSPPMTDQEKGLSIPVIGSKSKPSAPTGPVGSTIPTVVGRSVVSLGTTEQNQNGSKRLHSPTLEDQSKRLKDSAEPLADVLTFKEPFPPSGDGREQGDGVQVVSPPAGSTIPTVVGRSVVPCLGSSRDTSSPTEQNQNGATAAAKRPHSPTQDGPPKRIRDPADLLVSGDDSAFKEPFPLSSDGQEQGDGVNVESLGGVKAMPIPTIDTSRTQRLPSMELPDVTSPLPSSNHQRVVKNSIRLALNRHR from the exons ATGAAAGAAATGTCAGC GAACAGTAACAGTATGCATGGCGGGCAGCAGCCTCAGAAACACTATGGCATTACCTCATCCATTAGCATGGCCTTCCCCAGGGAGGTGGACCATCAGTACACACACAAGCTCAGCGAGGCCATGAAACCCTTTGGGGTGTTTGAGGATGAGGACGAACTCAACCACAG ACTCGCAGTTCTTGGAAAGTTGAATACATTTGTCAAAGAATGGATTGCAGAGATCAGTGAAACGAAG AACCTCCCACCATCGGCGATAACCAATGTGGGGGGGAAGATCTTCACCTTTGGGTCTTACCGGCTTGGAGTTCACACTAAAG GGGCGGATATTGATGCCTTGTGTGTATCGCCGCGACACGTGGAGAGGACAGACTTCTTCGACTCATTCTTTGCAAAGCTCAAACTGCACGAAGAGATCAAAGACCTACGG GCGGTGGAGGATGCCTTTGTACCTGTGATCAAATTCAAGTTTGACGGCATCGAG ATTGACCTGCTGTTTGCGCGGCTGGCTCTGCAGTCCATCCCAGATAACCTGGATCTGAGAGGAGACTCCCACCTGAGGAACCTGGACATCCGCTGCATCCGCAGTCTCAATG gctgCAGAGTGACAGATGAGATCCTGTACTTGGTACCAAACAAGGAGAACTTCAGACTAACCCTGAGGGCCATCAAGCTGTGGGCCAAAC GCCGTGGGATCTACTCCAACATGTTGGGCTTCCTGGGTGGAGTCTCCTGGGCCATGCTGGTAGCCAGGACCTGCCAGCTCTACCCCAACGCTGTGGCCGCCACTCTCGTACATAAGTTCTTCCTCGTCTTCTCCAAATG GGAATGGCCAAATCCTGTGCTTTTGAAACAGCCCGAAGACAGCAATCTGAATCTGCCTGTTTGGGATCCACGA GTGAATCCGTCAGACCGGTACCACCTGATGCCCATCATCACGCCAGCCTACCCCCAGCAGAACTCTACCTACAACGTCTCCTCTTCCACACGCACCATCATGAGCGAGGAGTTCAAATACG GTCTCAGTGTTACAGATGACATCCTTCAGGGGAAAACCGACTGGTCCAAACTGTTCCAGCCACCCAACTTTTTCCTGAAGTACAA GCATTATATTGTTCTGACTGCCAGTGCATCCACAGAAGAAAACCAATTAGAATG GATTGGTCTGGTGGAGTCTAAGATCCGTGTCCTGGTGGGGAACCTGGAGAGGAATGAGTACATCACCCTGGCACACGTCAACCCCACATCCTTCCCCGGGAACAAGGAGAGCTGTAGCGA GAACGAGTTTGTCTCCATGTGGTTCATTGGGATCATCTTCAAGAAAGTGGAGAACGCAGAGAGTGTCAACATCGACCTGACCTACGACATCCAGTCCTTCACAGATACAG TTTACAGGCAGGCCAACAACATCAACATGCTGAAGGATGGGATGAAGATCGAAGCGACACACGTGAAGAAGAAGCAGCTCCACCAGTACCTTCCTGTTGAGCTGGtgcagaggaagaagagg AGCATAGTGGAGCTGAACCGGAACTCCAACGGCGGGAGTTCCAAGCGGTCCTCTCTCGACGGCAGTCAGCTGGACAGTTCCAGAGACACTGACTCCGGGACTCCCTTCAGCTCTCCCACCTCCGTCTGCAAGCCGTCCAGGCCGGCCGCCTCAGACACAGACGACAG TTTGACACCCCCCAAGCTGCCAGCCTCTCTGTTTGTGGAGAGCAGCTCCTCGGTGCCAGACGTCTCTCCACCCATGACCGATCAGGAGAAGGGGTTGTCCATCCCCGTCATTGGATCAA agTCCAAGCCCTCTGCCCCAACGGGCCCAGTCGGTAGCACCATTCCTACGGTAGTGGGTAGGAGCGTGGTCTCTCTCGGCACTACAGAGCAGAACCAGAACGGATCCAAGAGACTCCACTCCCCTACGCTGGAGGATCAGTCCAAGAGGCTGAAAGACAGCGCAGAGCCG CTGGCTGATGTGTTGACCTTCAAGGAGCCGTTCCCTCCATCTGGCGACGGCAGGGAGCAAGGGGACGGAGTCCAAGTG GTGAGTCCTCCAGCAGGCAGCACCATTCCTACAGTAGTAGGCAGGAGCGTTGTACCCTGCCTGGGCTCCTCTAGAGATACATCCAGCCCGACAGAGCAGAACCAGAACGGAGCCACCGCTGCAGCCAAGAGACCTCACTCCCCCACACAGGACGGACCCCCCAAGAGGATACGAGACCCTGCAGATCTG ctggtGTCCGGTGATGACTCTGCATTCAAGGAGCCGTTCCCTTTGTCTAGCGACGGCCAGGAGCAAGGGGACGGAGTGAACGTC GAAAGTCTTGGAGGGGTAAAGGCTATGCCTATTCCAACTATCGACACATCAAGAACACAG AGACTTCCCAGTATGGAGCTGCCAGAcgtgacctctcccctccccagcaGTAACCACCAGCGGGTGGTTAAGAACTCCATCAGACTAGCCCTCAACAGGCACAGGTAA